One genomic segment of Rhodothermales bacterium includes these proteins:
- a CDS encoding DUF1499 domain-containing protein has protein sequence MAAPALPESPLPPCPATPNCYRESRTFDRPPAKLFTDALARLRELSGLTIGHAVEIERDGDRLSLHATFKVLFFTDDFDLRVAPHAGGAVVHVRSASRVGAGDLGTNRRRVRAFLDGLA, from the coding sequence ATGGCTGCTCCCGCCCTTCCCGAAAGCCCGCTGCCGCCCTGCCCCGCCACGCCGAACTGCTACCGGGAGAGCCGCACGTTCGATCGGCCCCCGGCCAAGCTCTTCACCGACGCGCTCGCCCGCCTCCGTGAACTCAGCGGGCTCACGATCGGCCACGCCGTCGAGATCGAGCGCGACGGCGACCGCCTCAGCCTCCACGCCACGTTCAAAGTGCTCTTCTTCACCGACGACTTCGACCTCCGCGTCGCGCCGCATGCGGGCGGTGCCGTGGTCCACGTTCGCAGCGCCAGCCGCGTCGGCGCGGGCGACCTCGGGACGAACCGCCGCCGCGTCCGCGCCTTCCTCGACGGCCTCGCGTAG
- the ccsA gene encoding cytochrome c biogenesis protein CcsA — translation MSTARLPYGRTHRVITVVIALWMTAVILAGFLLTIPRLNILEESARNLYFHVPMWFVMMIGMIVSAYYSARFLANDRVIYDVRAEQAALVAVVFGVLGLVTGMVWARFTWYVGTGKWWNFDPKQSMAAVELLILGAYFVLRSSIDEPRKRGRIAAVYNLFAVVTAPFLLYVLPRQMESLHPGGEGSPAFSQTDLAPIMRMVFYPAVIGFIALFWWIYTQRVRVRLAERRLDETV, via the coding sequence ATGAGCACTGCCCGCCTCCCGTACGGCCGCACGCACCGCGTCATCACCGTCGTGATCGCGCTGTGGATGACGGCCGTCATCCTCGCCGGCTTCCTCCTCACGATCCCCCGGCTCAACATCCTCGAAGAGTCGGCGCGGAACCTCTATTTCCACGTCCCGATGTGGTTCGTGATGATGATCGGGATGATCGTCTCGGCGTACTACTCGGCGCGCTTCCTCGCGAACGACCGCGTGATCTACGACGTGCGGGCCGAGCAGGCCGCGCTCGTGGCCGTCGTCTTCGGCGTGCTCGGGCTCGTGACGGGGATGGTGTGGGCGCGGTTCACGTGGTATGTCGGCACGGGGAAGTGGTGGAACTTCGACCCGAAGCAGTCGATGGCGGCCGTCGAGCTGCTGATCCTCGGGGCGTATTTCGTCCTCCGCTCCTCGATCGACGAGCCACGCAAGCGCGGGCGGATCGCGGCGGTGTACAACCTGTTCGCCGTCGTCACGGCTCCGTTCCTGCTCTACGTCCTCCCGCGCCAGATGGAGAGCCTCCACCCCGGCGGCGAGGGCAGCCCCGCCTTCAGCCAGACCGACCTCGCGCCGATCATGAGGATGGTGTTCTACCCCGCCGTGATCGGGTTCATCGCGCTCTTCTGGTGGATCTACACGCAACGTGTCCGCGTCCGCCTCGCCGAGCGGCGGTTGGACGAGACGGTCTGA
- a CDS encoding cytochrome c maturation protein CcmE, protein MKPKTIIGVVMLAAFTFLVMRSFGENVGGYMDFAEATESQSRAHVVGEWVKAQPTTYDRNSNTFSFFMKDEAGAVRQVYYPNPKPANFEDAMQVVVEGQMDGDVFAAEHILIKCPSKYNDEREFQDAAPPTAPTTQPTAL, encoded by the coding sequence ATGAAGCCTAAAACGATCATCGGCGTGGTCATGCTGGCCGCGTTCACGTTCCTGGTGATGCGCTCCTTCGGCGAGAACGTCGGCGGGTACATGGACTTCGCCGAGGCGACGGAATCGCAGTCCCGCGCCCACGTCGTCGGCGAGTGGGTCAAGGCCCAGCCGACCACCTACGACCGCAACTCGAACACGTTCTCCTTCTTCATGAAGGACGAGGCCGGCGCCGTCCGCCAGGTCTACTACCCCAACCCGAAGCCGGCCAACTTCGAGGACGCCATGCAGGTCGTCGTCGAGGGCCAGATGGACGGCGACGTGTTTGCCGCCGAGCACATCCTCATCAAGTGCCCGTCGAAGTACAACGACGAACGCGAGTTTCAAGATGCCGCCCCGCCGACTGCGCCCACTACGCAGCCGACCGCGCTCTAG
- a CDS encoding CcmD family protein translates to MQTPASPPQAFQIDTTASDGVAHGSAVYDSVWAGTEMPEAAPVGLETVMLQQDKLYVVLAVVLIIWFGILFFLFRTDRRLAALEQAVDTRVPARDDEIIA, encoded by the coding sequence ATGCAGACCCCAGCGAGCCCGCCGCAGGCGTTCCAGATCGACACGACCGCCTCCGACGGCGTGGCCCACGGCTCCGCCGTCTACGACAGCGTGTGGGCCGGGACCGAGATGCCCGAAGCGGCGCCGGTCGGGCTCGAAACGGTGATGCTTCAGCAGGACAAGCTCTACGTCGTCCTCGCCGTCGTGCTCATCATCTGGTTCGGGATCCTGTTCTTCCTCTTCCGTACGGACCGCCGCCTCGCCGCGCTCGAACAAGCCGTCGACACGCGCGTACCCGCACGGGACGATGAGATCATCGCGTAA